Below is a genomic region from Dioscorea cayenensis subsp. rotundata cultivar TDr96_F1 chromosome 14, TDr96_F1_v2_PseudoChromosome.rev07_lg8_w22 25.fasta, whole genome shotgun sequence.
AAGACAAGTTGGCAATTggatataaagataaatttcaaAGGGCATCCAAAGTTAAccaatgattaattttttttcttgtagaaCTCTTGTATCATGTCACTATATCTTATGTGTGCAATGACGAATTCAAGTTAATTTTTCTTATGGAATTTATTAAGTCTATCATCAACCAATGGAAACCTCATTCCAAACTAGTTATTATCAAGAGTCTATGCAATTGAAAACCCACTGATTTTCTATAACTAAAATAAGTTTTAATGATTGAAaatctcttctatttttttttttaattcattaaaaataagaattggGCATGCAGTCATTCTCACTAAATCATCATCACTTATTTCTACAAAACATCAATTTCTTTGTAGAAACTCAACAAAGTCCAAATAATTCCAtttgaacaataataataacaaaacaaagaatttgaGTGAATTGGACCCAAGATCTAATGGAAATAAACAGAGTACCCAAACACATAATGAAATCAACGAAATAGCATACAAATATCTTGAATGATGAAGATTGATCAAGTGACAggaatgaaatttaaaaactgGAAGATACattgtttttatgtttgaaaGCTTGGAATGGGTATAAGAGTCATGACTCACGTGGGTCTGCAATGACCCAATCATaatcactatttataattttaggaAATATCTTtcagtaaaaattaaaactctCACCACTGTGAAAAATCTATATTTcgatgaaaaaaatcattgacgACGTGTACCAATAGACTCAAAGTTCGATTAGCAGTAGAACTGTCAGACTTAATGCACAATAGCAAAGACTTGAATAATATTTTGGGCCAAGTAGGACCACTTAAGGGCATCCTTTCTTTGGTGCATTCATTGTACTTGTCATCACATAAGTCATGgcctcttctttctttctttttatcttaaaaataatatttccaaACAGTTTACACTGCTTttgcatattgatttttttcatataattattttcaaagttTAAATAGTCCAAGTGCACATTTTCTTGAGGATAAGCATCTTGAGATCAGATTGCAATAGTAAGTCCAGATATAAAGATctaagttttatttgaatttagcAAAAAAGGCTCtggatttaataatttttttcctcatGACTAGTCACACCCTTCCCCTCGCTGCACACTTGAGTAAACTCTTATTAAAAGactgcatacatatatatgctcATTGACACAACTCTGATCCTTTCATCACCCACAGAATCATCCCTCTgcacaacaaaaatcaaataaaatacctTCTTCTTAGTTAATTACTTCACAAAGGGTTATAACTCTCTTTTATCTAAGTGAATAATTAATTTCCAAACATCATTCCATTTCAACACTAATCTTCAATGTTACATCAGGTTAAacacaagaataataataataataataataataataataaccattgAACAGACTTTCTAATTCAATGAtaactattattttgtttaaaaaaaaaatttaggtagGGAAGTACTTTGCCGAACCTCATTTACACAAATAGCAAAGTTAAACTAATAATCTCATATGTTAGATGAACTCAACCAAGAAGataaagagatatatatatacatatatagtatTTCTTAAACCTGGTTCACCTTTATAAGATAGCCATTAAGCTTTTCTATTTCCCATATCACAAGCATCACTTgttaaaaaatacatgcaatgGTTATTGGGAAGTCTTTTAGACAATCCTAGCCTCTACAAATAACATTactgtatgtgtatatatatatatatatatatacatatacatgaacaatcaatttaatgtttattaaaattaaatgatatgaaTTATTAAGATTATTACATAGTCAAGAAGGACCAGCTCAATATCCTTTAACACCACTGAAAATTCCAACCAAAACTGCTAAAATTTCAAGTCCAATATTAAATATTCCAACAAATTTCTCAGTCAATTGAGTCATTACTAATTCATAAATACTCATCAAAATCAAGCAAGTTTTGGTCCCAAATTCATCAACCATCTTCTTCTCATTTAATGCTCAAAAAACACAACACAACACAACCAAACAGCAAAGAAatcaaagcaaagcaaagcaaaaagATTCAATCTTGATGAAGTAAAAACAATAGTGTTGGGTTTTTGTTTGTACCTGGATATGAGATGAGCTTCTCAAAAAGAGTCTGTGAATTGCTCCCTTAAAACCTTGAGAATGTCTGGGAAGGTGACAATGCCCACAAGGGTGTACTCTTCGTCCACCACCCACACGTAGCTCACTCTGTGCGCCAGCGCTTGGACCATCACGGCCACAAGCGAGCTCTCAGGATGGCAAACGATAGCCTCCTCTGACCTTCTTCCCATTCGAGCTGAGTAGCTGCCTGACCTCATCCTCCTTGGTTTTCTGCGATTCATGGTGGATGTGTCTTCGTCCTCATCTGAGGATGAGGATAAGGGCATGACAAGGGTTTGTGAGAATTCCTCATCGAGGAGCTCTAGCATGCCGGTGAGGTTTTTCTCTTTGAGTTTGGATTTGACTGCGAGGATGGCAGACACCGGTGGGGCCGGGGAGCAGTCGATGTAGGCCATGAGATCGCCGGCAGAGAGCGCGGCGAGGGCGGCGGCAACACCCTCGTCGCAGTTGGCGAGGGTTGAGGGGGATATCTCGCCGATCAGTTTGCCGTCGTCGGTGACCACGGCGACGGAGGTTTGGGTGGAAATCGCACGGCGGAGGAGAGGGAGCGCGGAGAGGGCGGGGTCACGGTAGCGGACGGCGACGAAGTCGGAGCGGACGACGTTGAGAGAGGCAACAGGGCGAGCGGCGACCGACGAGATGACAGCGATGGAGTTGAGGAAATGGCGGACAAGGTCCTCTTGGGTCAACCAGCAGAACTCTTCGCCGCCACCGGCGGATAGCTTTCTCCGGCGAATGGGCACCACCAGTGTCTGGATGCCCTCAAGGATCGCGTCCAACGCGTCCAAGATACTGCTCATGCCGAGAGATCCAGTCAGAAAAAGTCGAGATTTTTAACATAACAACAaactcaattgaaaaaaaaacccaaaaattgCCCTAATTTTCAAAATCGATCTAATAATCTAAATCctggaactccaagaatcccAAAAAGGCAAAAGAGCGAATGCAAACCAGGAATTGGGCTCAAGACGGCAAACAAGGCCGGAATCCTTGGGGAGAAGAACAGAGACAGGATCAGCGAGGGCACGGGCTGGGTCAGCGATGTTGCTCTCAGAGCAGAGATAGCAAACAACGTCAACGACGGAGACCCGGCCGGCGATGGTCTTCTTGTCGGCGCTCCAGAAGCTAACACAGAGTTCTCCGCCGCATCGGCTCCTGAGAGCGAGAAGGGCGTCACCAACGGTGGCTGTGGAGGGCAGCGGTCGTAGCGCCGGCTTGCCGATGCAGAGGTCCGATACCTCACCGCACACGAGGCTCACTGCCATACACTCGCGAAGGAACCCTCGAGAAACGACTAGAAAACCAGAGAAAAAGACGCAATAGAGAACAAACGAgcgagaaagagagagatgaagacgaagacgatgAGGTGGAGTGCTATTTATAGACACACTCGTTTCCCATACACGTTTCTCACAACGATTCCCACATCCATTCTATAAGGCGTTTCCCTGAACGATTCCCGTTTCCCTCGTTAAGGGAATCGAAGAATGTACTTTTATAAATTTCCTAGGCCTTGACCTGCTTGAGgttaataattaaatcttaTGCTCCCTCCCTCGGGtagtttttacttattttattttggaaattgttttttttgtcattcttttttattttttacttgttcatttaaattttttttaatttactctttatatttaatgtgtttttatactttttaataaattatatttaattgcatattttttaacatattttaaataaaattaattttaaaaaattaatgtaaaattataaaatttagatcaCTAAACTAATTTTAACCCACTAGTTAAATTAAATATGCAAGTAAAAAACATTGGAGagagtaattaataattagtaaaaaaaattgtaataccAAACCAATTTCGTACAATGATATTAGTTTTATAGTGAAAATCAAGTGAgatatttaaatgataagaCTGTCAATGGTAATGGATCCTTAGTTGTGAATTTGAGCTTATTGAACAAATTCAGTGCCACTAGGTGGCTTGTTATTGCTttcgtcaaaaaaaaaaatttgtatttaattaattagtaattaactGTAGGTGATATTcaatatatttagtttttcataatatatattagaaaattaataatagcGTTACATGTTTCATTTACAAGctaataaaattatacagtgggatgtatttctctttttttttttagatttttaaatagtagaaatattaatatttgttcaCAAGTTAagcataaaatatgaaattattattattattattattattattattagtggaaattgccaaaaaaaccctttaagtttgtaaaattgccaaaaacaccccgttagttttgcaatccccaaaaaccccctccttttaaagtctatgtttttcaaacccccaaaccctgtaacggatgtgaacggagtgagtttcaaatttttttgggacgaaaatgcccttgcatggggagtcgtgggctgcgacccatctcggcgatttgagaggaagtgggggtttttccGTAGGGGTAACCCacgagaggcaatttattgggccagtttaattgctttttctcgactcacgtcttgactttttccatttcgagtcgtctccgaagttgtctctccgtgaagcctctgtaattgccatttcatcgacttttccctttccacggtatctcgagaggagaagtccccatgcaactagttggcatttcatcggtttgcgatctaaggtattgagtatggtttttatgttaagcgttacattctgaaagaaagatttttttcggttttgtttttgtgctcctgttttttgttggaagatattgaagtctgcggggGATTTCTCattttggggttttgttagtctgcagggagatttctcggctagagttttattttgttttgcattttcgtctgtatacactatcgaaatagttttttcgattattatgatttgtgtaatatttataatgtacatttcccctttcgtttgatatggtttgcgagttttacaaatgagggttgacgtttaagaaatgagatgttacgagtttaacatttgttgtctactgtttaagtattctcgtctacgtttaacaaaatgggtctcgtttaacattttatatctccgtttaataagcgagagttctagtttaaaaccttatatttccgcttaaacttttgtcaatctgcgaggcttgtgattatggcggtcgaccctagttaatgggcgttgctatttgacacggttgtggagaccttaggctgaattgaaagttaacatgacccctcgacctttgggagattattcgaaggacaccgtttgcggctTGATTtggtggaagccatataccaagagaggcccttcttgattctctttttgcgaaagatgcgatggtcgcgcgataaattcgaggatcggggaaagctgctTGAGTTTtcgagacctcgagatgtggccctcgttcttggtctgcgttgcgatggcggcggtggtcttcagaagaagaaaacccggtcggCGTTCGAGAGGCGGTATCTATCGAAAGACCTCACGAGAGCAGCGAGACTCCATCGAGAGCACtgcggtgcaacttgttcgacgagaggggagaagaagataatttttgtcaaactcgatggtgtacctcgtgggggacgatcctcttcccaaatacatcatgctcggttcgaggctggatcgttgattacgtcgatgatctaccggccGTGAGAGGCGATACTGGCGTGGGAGCggagcgacgcacaagtggcttatggaggatattcctgagcggccgcccgagtgcaagatagatcgtcgggaagaagaccaaccgAGAGTGcgttaagggttgctcggtcggcTTAACGTCCCGGTTTCTGGTGGCcgggagcggggaagaaagtccggtttcggcgagatcccaaggatctttgtgctacggtgaaagtactacgGGAAGCAGCGGCGGTGAAAAGCGAGCTTGTcagtcgctcgatggaaaagaggtaataaatcatggatgatgtttaacataagtctttaatgttttaaacatttttatttagcgtttaactttagtatttaccgtttaactcttattaaatacttggtttaaatatttttgttctccgtttaattatattctataacgtttaaatatatagtttttatagttttaaaatgaatgatctcattgaaattgttttggttttacatatgttagtttctgaggtggttcgtgaatctttgaagaagaaatatttgttggcgtCAATaggcggatggatgccattgctcgggaaccacttgctcgaggcgaGGATGAGAGGCGGCCCTCTATCGTGCTTGTGGCGGGCCTTggattctcctacttccgacccaccaGCGCCGCGCATTCCtcggccggagaagccctccccccggcggttgcaacaaccccctaccgcGACAGCAGCGGTCCCACGACCGTGGCGGCCCCTCCAGGCCGTGGCGGCCACCACGGtaacattaggcgaagatgtcacacGCAACTCTTATCACGAGGCGTACGGATATTGATGACTGAGGGTTTCCTCGGCTTAGTCGCTCGTGTGGGGACTGGGAAGGGCGTTCATGGCCATTGCGCCATCCTCGAAAAAGCAAAAGCACCGGGACGAGcaggcgtcggaatttggcgAGCGGCGACATCgtcgggaaggtcgttcaaaAGGCGGCCACGTTCGagagagacttgcgaaaagagaGAACAATCACGCCTCTGTCTCCActgcggtgacgatgaaacaatagcaacaccatcggggtGATCTTATTCTGAGTGCATCGCcgattgatgacatggccgtgacggtggaggacatcgtgagatgatgtggccgttacTTGCATGGTTGaggaaggtcgttgactctcttctcgatgaaaaaTCGTCGACCCGGTGGAGCCAGGCTGccgagatgcggcatcaaagatggacacgaTCCACGAAGGTCGAgaaacaagttaagggtgtgtctcccgatgATCTTTGTTGTCGATAGCCACGGTTGAGAAAGATCGTCCGAATCCGTTCTTGAGTGGCCGTGGCGAGCAGATCTGCATGACAGCGGGGACCTGATCCCActcaacaagaaccatgtaaggaagtgtacgcggttgatctttgtcgccagTCGTCCCCGCGTCGAGCGGACGCAATCCCACGACAAGAACgacaatgtaaggatgtgtcatgcggttgatctttgtcgccgtcgtcccgcatcgaaggaagatcttgatGAAGACCCCAGAGCCAGaacagcgagagagatgatcgaggcgatcaaaaattggacccgagacggctcggaaagcttttattcgaagaagaagaaatgggttggctcgagtcgtcttaacaaatctggcgagggagttgatgaggatcttcctcagctgctCTATGGACCCGGAGTAAGTGTAgcgtttttatgatattgtttaaagagtttcttatagtgtttaactattacctaatagtgtttaatactgattatgttatcatttaagtttttcaGCCTTActggtttaattatatataatatcatgtaacgattgataatatcgttttaaatatttactgatatggtcttctaatatacaTTGTCGTTTAACCTCGGCCtttgtcgtgtggaagaatagcCCATGTCGGCCCTGCACGTGACGGGTTACTCTAGCTGacttgagggaaggagatggtcggctgatgatgtgatgggcgctttcgtatgcataatacaaaaagtcggtgAGCGAAAGAGCCGTATCCTTACAAGAAGGCGCCTCCATCATCGAGACCCGCTTActgttgtttatgtcaaagcggggacTGACGCACTGaccacaattatggctatgatccgGGGATGCTGTGCGCAGACTGCGTGAAGTTCAGATTGTCATCCtcagataatcatgaatggccacttccatgtcgtgcGTCACGggacgatgataaacaagaatcacaGGGCATTATTCTTCGTATCAGGGAGTGCGATAAGGAccagcgttggacatggtaagttctttaattatctgtttggtatttaaatcggtattctaatctcgacttgcatatctcgacagcggaatctattcgacctttgtgtcgatatggagttaagcgaGTCGGCGACAACAAAGTACCCGGCTCGTGCGCGGCACGAAACCCCGCGCGAAAAACAagggaagcgtcgattgcgccgtcgtcatgcggtttatcgagcaattctgtggggtgagaagttacggctctACCGCGAGAcagggcgttccttacctcggattacggtatgttacccgcatacttaaggagggaggcgtcGGCGTCCAGTGACaaaggggtcgtcacaagcgggttaaattacatttttgaataacatgtcttgtatatcgactgtcgattttgtttttcaaatgtacatccggacaaattcaattcattgtttttcgtgttcgaagaacatgacttgtatatcttaatgtaaatttttgtttgttttgaattgtaaaagcgggttaaattccattcggttttatttcgattgtttaatttacgttgtgattgtgtacatttcactttcattgtttaaatatagtatatatcgtttaaacatcgagttttaaatattttcaaattacggtgtacccgtttaaaataacactttctctgtttaaatgaatgcacttattgttttaactaaatatggaaagttgcccatcaatacacaattcaattcattgtttttgtttttcgaagaacatgacttgtatatctcaatgtaaattttgtttgtttttcaattgtaaaggcgaggttaaatttcattcggtttcatttcattgtttaatttacgttgtagttgtgtacatttccgtttcattgtttaaatataccatatatcgtttaaacatcagttgaaatatttcaaattacagtgtatccgtttaaaataacaatgtctccgtgtaaatacattcaattcgttataaatacacaatgtttccccaTCAGTCagtcggtttattaacaatgcctagtcggctggcagtttcattgcaagatcgtcgattgtgaccggatccttgGCGTGCGTAcatgtaacttcgcggacatcaaacgctgcgactcgatcctcttttcgtctaggccgcgGTACGCCTTCTAATCGTGACGGTCATGAGCGAAAGCTCACGATTCCGTCCCGAAGGCActcgtcatcgtcgggtatggggaatatagcttcattGTATGCCGGTTTGTAATTATCGGCGGTGAAGTACCGGCTCATAagtcgatgtacgttggtgtgcatACTGCATTATTGCTGCGCATGAGCATGTTTCgcgagggataccataaacttgccaccttcgacatgaacaagttcgatggcgagatccacggagttCTTTGCGTTGAGTCGATCACTACGTAGCGATcgtcgacacaacgaccaacacgaagatttcggtttGCACTcacaatgatctctaacccgaATGTATATGCAGGGCGTAAGTGGGTCTCCCGTTTGAGTACGCTTGCTCACGCctgggttacataacatgcgcatcaacgaactcggcaaataaggttaaacaaaaggcgagtgatggttaaataattcgtcgacatgtttaaacattattgtaattaaataaacgaaatgattaatatttaaaaagtcgagaaaagtgtaattaaacaaagattgagaatgtttaaagggtaatactaaatgttaagtgtaaatcaacattcgcgagaccttatggagtcgaccattttcgtcacccgGTGAAATgagcgagcttccttgatccaagcattgagcgactccgcgacgttcgaatacatctcactcccaacgatcacctccgagcggATAATTCGACCCGATGTGCCATAtcagatttattaatcaacggtGATGAGCTTGGTGATATGGCCTGCGATTCATTCGCGGTATCGCCGAAATCTTTTAGcgcgtggatgcccacgcaactgcgaaagcatatagacccgagctcctccctcaatgccttcccaagtcgacattggctttcgtaaaattggcctccaaatgtcgaaggcgatgCAGCGTgatggcgaagaagggaagactctgcaATGCAGCTCGcaaggcccttggactcgtccgacacgaaggtgattatctcatgataatctcccgCTCTCGTATAAAGGCATCGcccaacttagatatgaaccaagtccaattggcatcggtctggGTTGTCGACTATAcagaaggcgacgtggaaaaaaaccattgttaccatctttcccctGTGGCGCCGAGTGAGtgtacccgatattttccaaggaggtgggtaccatcgagaaagcaatgacactgcaagccctcttgaatcccacaatacgcatacgaaagaaaagaatgcacgtttaaaagcgatcacagtctctctccacgatcgcagcTACTTAGGGGATTTGTCTCGGCcgccttatccacataccaaagcaagcaGATCATGGTGGAGATGTCagctgccgtcgaggaccacccgggagcgtgctcttttcccaaccaagcactgcttgtatggtatgtggacaccatgttcccatacATGtcctcgaatgtcgatggccttatcGAGGGCGGTCGTGAGCTTACGAATCACTCgatgcgctaacccatttttgggcgcttttcggatgtgacgccctgaacctatgccaccaccgcaagtgtgtgccgggttgattgtcttgattacgaaaagtatttttgttatactctttttgatgcatgaaggcgccagcgacaaccatcggctagcattccacgatcactcgatgtttttcgttctttatgaatttgaagtcaaaattcctttttgattgcgtgatttgaagtacatccctgaaatgttcgacaccgtcaaaagcgttgaccaatatccagcgacaacacttGAATGATCGGCGAGAGTAAGACATCCCCAGCCGTCGAGGGTcgccatggggatgaatgggagcgctcgcagaatccgaattccacCTAGCACTTCaggtcaaatgaaaagatcaatatgttagcggagaatataatgtttagcgataatgacaatagttaagcgttaaattaaatgcttaaacaattaactaataacgtaaaggactagtacgATATGTTAACCGtatgacggacatatttaaacaataatgaccccagaACCAgctgaaataattaaaagaaaaggaacttacagacgagtaaacctcgtttttcattaggattcgagcaatggcacattttacgtctcgacgacaagatcaactcggcacatttgaagatggagtggacgtgagCACATCCGATGGAAGTCAGACATCGTTTTTCTATTGGGCgaaaaccgttttatatccatacggtgtgatgaacttaaccccgacgagagaaacttgagaccccatcgctcgcatatctcagctaacactgattcccaaaaAGTTCGgtcagtgaacattagcactcttccctccccgttgaatctagcgaATACcgcaaaaactctccataatatatcgattgACCAAATCAGTACAAACctaatgaaatgaagaacaaaagcgaaggcgagcgaagaagaagtagaagatgtaaagaacaaagcaGTGATCGAGCGCAAACAAAAAGTGCTGcgattgtatgcatagaggtttagattaggcgtgatgtgattggcggtatttttccctccatcccaagggcaaaaaggaaatatatgtcattgtcatcgaggaagacatgttgtcatcgttcgaatgaaagttctcgactcaacatgagtctacgTGTAAGCGTCGAaagcttttttatgtttaagcagatacatatagtgtttaaaataacggttagctgtttaactaaaagtctatatcatgtaaataatatgttattgtttaaattgaatgcttttcagtCGACATCGgcgttgctagatgggtacctctgagtcatttgtttaaacatatttacgtatttttcttaaacaccgttgtcgttgtttaaagagtaacttgagtattgtttaactttttctattgtttactaAATGAGcgtttttgtttcccacattgtttttactaggtctctgtttaaatttcgagTTCACGATTCAAATCAcgattgtttcgttttatttataaaagatttacaacatttgcAACATTTActaaagatttacaacatttctaACATTCGACGTCGCTcgggactttggacactcacgactcgaccctcgtatagcgAAACAAGTGTACGTACATTCGAGATGCTCCAGCGTGTTGCATAACAAGCGCGTCGACTTGAACACTGCAaagcgtacaacattaaaaaggttaaacaacacattCAGTgaaaaagcgactattaatcgatGTATGCGTGGTAGGACTTAAAGCGGCGATCCCGATGAGTTAAACACGGAGCGTAGCTGGTTGTACAGCGGCGTCGTTTTCTTAAAGCGTTAACGAGAAAGTCTCAGTGGTAAATGTCGACccagtcttaaaggatgtttcactgatctcctcctctagagaatcctcccgataatcacgcgatacgtgaaaactttcttttcatacccaagtcgaaatgctctcttagtTTGCTTTCCCGTCGATCCACATCTGGAGAATCCTCGCGttcgaggcgattatgagagGGACTTCCGACTAGGgcgagaaaaagatagtttaactagttcggtgattacggct
It encodes:
- the LOC120276391 gene encoding CBS domain-containing protein CBSX5-like; its protein translation is MAVSLVCGEVSDLCIGKPALRPLPSTATVGDALLALRSRCGGELCVSFWSADKKTIAGRVSVVDVVCYLCSESNIADPARALADPVSVLLPKDSGLVCRLEPNSCILDALDAILEGIQTLVVPIRRRKLSAGGGEEFCWLTQEDLVRHFLNSIAVISSVAARPVASLNVVRSDFVAVRYRDPALSALPLLRRAISTQTSVAVVTDDGKLIGEISPSTLANCDEGVAAALAALSAGDLMAYIDCSPAPPVSAILAVKSKLKEKNLTGMLELLDEEFSQTLVMPLSSSSDEDEDTSTMNRRKPRRMRSGSYSARMGRRSEEAIVCHPESSLVAVMVQALAHRVSYVWVVDEEYTLVGIVTFPDILKVLREQFTDSF